CCACGCTGACCTGCGGTGACGGGCGGGCGGAAGGGGCCCCGGGCGGGTCCACCCGGATAGGCGACGGCCCAGCCGGAACCGTCCGGCGGGGCCGTCGTACGTATGGAGTTGACGCTTCCGGGAGCCGTCGGAGCGGGCCCGCGCCCGTTCCGGCGGGGGTGGCGCCCCGGACGGCGGCCGACCCGAACGTGTCATGCGCGGCCGGTCGCACGCGCGGGCCCGCGGCGGCGGACGGCCCTTCGCAAACGGCTTAACGCGACGGTCGCGGCCCGCCGGTCACCGGTACGCTGACCGCCCACTCGGCGTCGGAAGGGAGCCCCGGAGTGATGATCGACGAGCGGTCGGCGCCGGCGGCACCGGTGCCCGGACTGCGTGAACGCAAGAAGCGCCGCACCCGGGACGCGCTGCTGCGCGCCGCGCTCCCGCTCTTCCTCTCCCAGGGGTACGAGCGCACCACCGTCGACGAGATCACCGACGCCGTGAACGTGTCCCAGCGCACCTTCTTCCGCTACTTCGCCAACAAGGAGGAGGTCGTCTTCGCCGTCCAGGACCTGACCGAGGCGCACTTCGTCGCCTCCCTGCACGCCCGGCCGGCCGCCGAGGGCCCCCTCGAAGCCATGCGGGGCGCGGCGCTCGCCGCCTGGGACACCGTCGAGGAGGCCCTCGCCGACGTGGTCCCCGTCGACCTCTACATGCGCAGCTGCCGGCTGATCGAGTGCACCCCGGCCCTGCTCGCCGTGCACCTGCGGCGCTCCACCGAGCTGGAGGAGCGGATCTCCCGGCTGATCGCCGCCCGGGAGGGCCTGGACGTGGACGCCGATCCGCGGCCGAGGGTGGCCGTCGCCGCGTTCTGCGGCGTGATGCGGGTCACGGGGCGGCTCTGGGGGCAGGGCGACGACACCAGCGTGGCCGCGATCCGGCGGCTGACGGAGGCCTACCTCGACCGCATCGGCCCGTCGCTGGCCGCGGGCTGGCGCCCGGAGGCGGCCGGGACCTGATCGCCAGGACTCCCGGGGGAGTTGTAGCGGATCACCCGCGTTCCGTAAGGGGTCCCACGGTCGGCCGTGAGTCCTGTCACCCAGGGCGCCACTGCCCGTGGAGGTCTCCTACGCTGGTCCCAGTGAATCTGTCCGGCCTCGCCCATCCCCCCGTTCCCGGCGCCGACCCGCGCCCTGCCGCCCTGCGCGCGCTGCTCGCGCTGGCGGTGGTCTTCATCATGCTGGCGACCACCGGCTGGACGGCCGTGCACCGGCCCGAGGGGGGCACCCCGCTGCGGGCCGCCGCGCTCCAGGCCTGGACCAAGGCCCGGATCGACGGCCGCCCGGTGCCGCCCGCGGACGCCCCCGTACGGACGGTGGCCCGGTTCTTCGCGGGCCTCGACGGAGCGCAGCGGGCCCGGCTCGCCGACGGCTACCCCTTCGTCGTGGGCAACCTCGACGGGGCTCCCGCCGCCACCCGCTACCGGGCCAACCTGCACGGCCTGGAGCAGGCCCGCCGGGTCGAGGACGCCCGCAGCCGCGACGTGGCCCTGACCCCGGCCGACCGGGCGGAGGCCACCCGTCGCTCCCACCGCTTCGCCTCGCTCGCCGACCCCGGCCGGCAGATCCTCACCTTCGATCCCACCGGCGGCGGCCGCGTGGCCGAGGTCTTCGGTGACCTCGACCGGGCCCGCCGGGTCTCGGTGATCGTGCCCGGTGTCGACACCGACGCGCTCACCTTCGAGCGCACCCAGCGCCGCCTGACCTCACCCGTCGGCATGGCCGAGTCCCTGTACGCGGCGCAGCGCGCGGTCGCGCCGGACAGCCGGACGGCGGTCATCGCCTGGGCTGGCTACACCGCGCCCACCGGGGTGGGGGTGGACGCCGCCACGGGCCGGATGGCCGTCGACGGCGCGGTCCGGCTGAAGGCGCTGACCGCGTCCCTGCCCGGGGGCTCGGGCGTGGCGCTGTTCTGCCACAGCTACGGATCGGTGGTGTGCGGGGTCGCCGCGCACGAGCTGCCGGCCCGGGTGACGGACGTGGTGGTGGCGGGCAGCCCCGGGATGCGCGCTTCGAGCGTCGAGGGCCTGCACACCTCGGCCCGGGTCTGGGCGACGCGGGACGAGGGCGACTGGATCGCGGACGTACCGCACCTGGAGGTCGGCGGGGTCGGCCACGGCGCCGATCCGGTGTCCCCGGAGTTCGGGGCTCGGCTGCTGTCCTCGGCCAGGGCCAAGAGCCACACCGGCTATTTCGCGCCAGAGACGGACTCGGTGGAGAACTTCGCCAAGATCGGAACCGGCGCGTTCGCTTCCGTTGTCTGCGCGACCGGGGACGACGCCTGCCGGCGTGGAATTTCCGGGACAGAGGCGGACTGACGCGCGTAGAGGCGCGGAAAACGGGCCCGGCACCGAGGGGGGACGTGCGGGGGCGCCGCCCTTTACGATGTGCCGCATGGGTGACGTACTGGCCGGAAATCATGCCGTCTGGGAGTTCGACTCGGACTCGGTGCTCATCCGCTTCTCACGGGGGATACGAACGCCGAGAGTGCCGAGGCTCCTGCACGCCCTCGGCTCGCGCCGGATCCCCCTCGAAGTGGTGTCCGAGGTGACCGTGACCGCCGGGAAGCGGGACACGGTGGTTCTGCGTGCCGTCCCGCGGCCGGGCGCGGATCCGCTGATGGAGGCCGCCGCCGGGCAGCTGAAGGAGAACTGCGACCCGTACCGGCTGGTGCTGCCCGGCGACCGGGCGCCGCACGCCGCCGCGTTCGCGGACGCCCTGCGCTCCCGGCTGGGGCCGGAGGCCGCCGAACCGGCCGACCGCTTCCTGGTCGACGTACCGCAGCCGCCGGTCCACCTGAAGGCGTTCGACGCCCGGGTGGGTTTCGACGGATCGGCGGTCACCTTCCAGTGGTCCCGTACCGGCGCCACCAGCACCAA
Above is a genomic segment from Streptomyces sp. NBC_01233 containing:
- a CDS encoding TetR/AcrR family transcriptional regulator, with the translated sequence MIDERSAPAAPVPGLRERKKRRTRDALLRAALPLFLSQGYERTTVDEITDAVNVSQRTFFRYFANKEEVVFAVQDLTEAHFVASLHARPAAEGPLEAMRGAALAAWDTVEEALADVVPVDLYMRSCRLIECTPALLAVHLRRSTELEERISRLIAAREGLDVDADPRPRVAVAAFCGVMRVTGRLWGQGDDTSVAAIRRLTEAYLDRIGPSLAAGWRPEAAGT
- a CDS encoding alpha/beta hydrolase; this encodes MLATTGWTAVHRPEGGTPLRAAALQAWTKARIDGRPVPPADAPVRTVARFFAGLDGAQRARLADGYPFVVGNLDGAPAATRYRANLHGLEQARRVEDARSRDVALTPADRAEATRRSHRFASLADPGRQILTFDPTGGGRVAEVFGDLDRARRVSVIVPGVDTDALTFERTQRRLTSPVGMAESLYAAQRAVAPDSRTAVIAWAGYTAPTGVGVDAATGRMAVDGAVRLKALTASLPGGSGVALFCHSYGSVVCGVAAHELPARVTDVVVAGSPGMRASSVEGLHTSARVWATRDEGDWIADVPHLEVGGVGHGADPVSPEFGARLLSSARAKSHTGYFAPETDSVENFAKIGTGAFASVVCATGDDACRRGISGTEAD
- a CDS encoding DUF4429 domain-containing protein — encoded protein: MGDVLAGNHAVWEFDSDSVLIRFSRGIRTPRVPRLLHALGSRRIPLEVVSEVTVTAGKRDTVVLRAVPRPGADPLMEAAAGQLKENCDPYRLVLPGDRAPHAAAFADALRSRLGPEAAEPADRFLVDVPQPPVHLKAFDARVGFDGSAVTFQWSRTGATSTKWKAGDQRVPLAALTGVEWYSPEGPGGHLRLRMRDTPSDPRPDHDLTAAVFGVGYGAVHESLPFAAAVLAALRGRARVAAVGSVPAARTGGDRMRHLDELHSAGLLTDAEYVELLDRFRA